In one window of Bos taurus isolate L1 Dominette 01449 registration number 42190680 breed Hereford chromosome 15, ARS-UCD2.0, whole genome shotgun sequence DNA:
- the UBQLNL gene encoding ubiquilin-like protein, whose translation MPHVIARTPRMAQCGHHSGLPAEKKISPVVTRVIVKTPGKQEDFVIANDTSVRQFKEKLSAHFKCQMDQLVLVFMGRLLKDHDVLSQRGILDGHTIHVVIKSKNGSRSLAHPCHQDKNTKGNSSGVYQSVGVGYTPVESALSEDAPKVHTQDVKVGSPEHIAQILENPSIQQLLSNTDFMRQFISEHLDIQQLMQQNPEVSHFLDNSEILWQTLELARNLAVIQEIMQIQQPAQNLESPPNPQSYVGLETVPGWDSASGQSSADFSDQMLNSTQDPFGGNIFTALLGGQVPEQVQFSLPSPPPSQEQQEHLPQPPTARVIYANSRGVSSITSVNSTLNMANHTSRASTSNSTNGQSHASAVEQPTGIPALPSRELNQLPQAEDKDATISLDSSNQKLDDLQQSNEQTSSQIQGNMMQLLLNNPSLADQMMLFMSVPQLSEQWRQQLPAFLQQTQFSDMLLALANPKASQAILQIEQSLQLLATEAPVLLPCVAPYLWGLGWLPAPSCSYPDTVPWTWDVSNMAEPKGPESCPKSGAVLQRLQSLAGDPSHPLQAPETRFSKQMEYLQAMGFANHHANLQALIATEGDTSAAIQKLRRSQGS comes from the coding sequence ATGCCGCATGTCATCGCTCGAACACCCAGGATGGCCCAGTGTGGGCATCATTCAGGGCTGCCTGCAGAGAAGAAGATCTCTCCGGTTGTCACTAGGGTGATAGTGAAGACACCAGGCAAGCAGGAAGACTTTGTGATAGCCAATGATACCTCGGTGAGGCAGTTCAAGGAGAAGCTGTCGGCTCACTTTAAATGTCAAATGGACCAACTAGTGCTTGTCTTCATGGGCCGCCTTCTCAAAGACCATGATGTGCTGAGCCAGAGGGGCATCCTGGACGGTCACACCATCCATGTGGTCATCAAGTCCAAAAACGGCTCCAGATCCCTAGCCCATCCCTGCCACCAGGacaaaaacacaaaaggaaacaGTAGTGGGGTATACCAATCTGTTGGTGTGGGTTACACACCAGTGGAGTCAGCTCTCTCAGAGGATGCGCCCAAGGTGCATACCCAGGACGTGAAAGTGGGTAGTCCAGAGCACATAGCACAGATACTGGAGAATCCTAGCATCCAGCAACTCCTGTCCAACACAGACTTCATGAGACAGTTCATCTCAGAACACCTAGACATTCAGCAATTGATGCAGCAGAACCCAGAGGTCTCACACTTCCTTGACAATTCTGAGATCCTGTGGCAGACTCTGGAGCTGGCCAGGAACCTGGCAGTGATTCAAGAAATAATGCAGATCCAGCAACCTGCACAGAATCTTGAGAGTCCACCGAACCCACAGTCATATGTAGGCTTAGAGACTGTCCCAGGATGGGACAGTGCCTCAGGTCAGAGTTCTGCTGATTTCAGTGATCAGATGCTCAACAGCACACAAGATCCATTTGGGGGCAACATTTTCACAGCTCTTCTGGGAGGACAAGTGCCAGAGCAAGTCCAGTTTTCACTCCCATCTCCACCACCATCCCAGGAACAACAGGAACATCTCCCACAGCCCCCTACAGCCCGAGTCATCTATGCTAATTCTCGAGGTGTATCTTCAATCACTTCAGTCAATTCTACCCTCAACATGGCAAATCATACTTCCAGGGCCAGTACTTCTAACTCCACTAATGGTCAAAGTCATGCTAGTGCTGTGGAGCAGCCAACTGGGATACCAGCCTTACCTAGCAGAGAGCTCAACCAGCTGCCCCAGGCAgaagacaaagatgccaccattTCTCTAGATAGCTCTAACCAGAAATTAGATGATCTCCAGCAATCAAATGAGCAGACCAGCTCCCAGATCCAAGGAAACATGATGCAACTGCTCTTGAACAACCCTTCCCTGGCAGACCAGATGATGTTGTTCATGAGTGTGCCCCAGCTGAGTGAACAGTGGAGGCAGCAACTGCCTGCATTTCTGCAGCAGACTCAGTTTTCCGATATGCTTTTAGCTCTAGCCAACCCTAAAGCATCACAAGCAATACTGCAGATTGAGCAGAGTCTGCAGCTGTTGGCCACTGAGGCTCCTGTTCTTCTACCCTGTGTTGCTCCCTACCTATGGGGCCTGGGTTGGCTTCCTGCACCCAGCTGCAGCTACCCTGACACAGTGCCCTGGACCTGGGATGTGTCCAATATGGCTGAGCCTAAAGGACCTGAGTCCTGTCCCAAATCGGGAGCAGTCCTacagaggctacagtccctagCTGGAGACCCCTCCCACCCTCTACAAGCCCCTGAGACTCGTTTCAGCAAGCAAATGGAATATCTCCAGGCCATGGGATTTGCAAACCATCATGCCAATCTGCAGGCCCTCATTGCCACCGAGGGAGACACCAGCGCTGCCATCCAGAAGCTCAGGAGATCCCAgggatcctaa